Proteins encoded in a region of the Orcinus orca chromosome 8, mOrcOrc1.1, whole genome shotgun sequence genome:
- the UBE4A gene encoding ubiquitin conjugation factor E4 A, with protein MTDQENNNNISSNPFAALFGSLADAKQFAAIQKEQLKQQSDELPASPDDSDNSVSESLDEFDYSVAEISRSFRSQQEICEQLNINHMIQRIFLITLDNSDPSLKSGNGIPSRCVYLEEMAVDLEDQDWLDMNNVEQAVFTRLLLQDPGNHLINMTSSTTLNLSADRDAGERHIFCYLYSCFQRAKEEITKVPENLLPFAVQCRNLTVSNTRTVLLTPEIYVDQNIHEQLVDLMLEAILGGHFEGVAEFLDEVIEALILDEEVRTFPEVMIPVFDILLGRIKDLELCQILLYAYLDILLYFTRQKDMAKVFVEYIQPKDPSNGQMYQKTLLGVILNISCLLKTPGVVENHGYFLNPSRSSPQEIKVQEANIHQFMARFHEKIYQMLKNLLQLSPETKHCILSWLGNCLHANAGRTKIWANQMPEIFFQMYASDAFFLNLGAALLKLCQPFCKPRSSRLLTFNPTYCALKELNDEERKIKNVHMRGLDKETCLIPAVQEPKFPQNYNLVTENLVLTEYTLYLGFHRLHDQMVKINQNLHRLQVAWRDAQQSSSPAADNLREQFERLMTIYLSTKTAMTEPQMLQNCLNLQVSMAVLLVQLAIGNEGSQPIELTFPLPDGYSSLAYVPEFFADNLGDFLIFLRRFADDILETSADSLEHVLHFITIFTGSIERMKNPHLRAKLAEVLEAVMPHMDQTPNPLVSSVFHRKRVFCNFPYASHLAEALIKVFVDIEFTGDPHQFEQKFNYRRPMYPILRYMWGTDTYRESIKDLADYASKNLEAMNPPLFLRFLNLLMNDAIFLLDEAIQYLSKIKIQQIEKDRGEWDSLTPEARREKEAGLQMFGQLARFHNIMSNETIGTLAFLTSEIKSLFVHPFLAERIISMLNYFLQHLVGPKMGALKVKDFSEFDFKPQQLVSDICTIYLNLGDEENFCATVPKDGRSYSPTLFAQTVRVLKKINKPGNMIVAFSNLAERIKSLADLQQQEEETYADACDEFLDPIMSTLMSDPVVLPSSRVTVDRSTIARHLLSDQTDPFNRSPLTMDQIRPNTELKEKIQRWLAERKQQQKEQLE; from the exons ATGACAGACCAGGAGAATAACAACAACATCTCAAGTAACCCCTTTGCTGCTCTTTTTGGCTCCCTGGCTGATGCCAAGCAGTTTGCAGCAATCCAAAAAGAGCAGCTGAAGCAGCAATCTG ATGAACTCCCAGCCAGCCCAGATGACTCAGATAATAGTGTGTCAGAGAGCCTGGatgaatttgattactctgtggCTGAGATTAGCCGCTCATTCCGTTCACAGCAGGAAATATGTGAGCAACTCAACATCAATCACATGATCCAAAGGATCTTTCTCATCACTCTGGACAACA GTGACCCAAGCCTGAAAAGTGGGAATGGCATCCCCAGCCGTTGTGTGTATTTGGAAGAAATGGCAGTAGACCTGGAAGATCAAGACTGGCTTGATATGAACAACGTAGAGCAG gCCGTCTTCACTCGCTTATTACTTCAAGATCCAGGCAACCACTTGATTAACATGACCTCTTCTACAACGTTGAATCTCTCTGCTGATCGAGATGCAGGGGAGAGGCACATTTTTTGTTACCTTTATTCCTGTTTCCAAAGAGCCAAGGAAGAG ATTACCAAAGTTCCAGAGAACCTGCTACCCTTTGCAGTGCAGTGCAGGAACCTCACTGTGTCCAATACCCGAACAGTTCTCCTCACCCCCGAGATCTATGTTGACCAAAACATCCACGAGCAACTGGTAGATTTGATGTTGGAAGCCATCCTAGGAGGCC ATTTTGAAGGTGTAGCTGAGTTTCTGGATGAGGTCATCGAAGCCTTGATACTGGATGAGGAAGTTAGAACATTTCCAGAAGTCATGATTCCAGTGTTTGATATTTTATTGGGCCGAATAAAAGATCTAGAACTCTGCCAGATCCTGTTGTATGCATATCTGGACATTCTTCTGTATTTCACTAGGCAAAAGGATATGGCAAAG GTTTTTGTAGAATACATTCAGCCCAAGGATCCTAGTAATGGGCAGATGTACCAGAAGACCTTGCTGGGAGTAATCCTGAATATCTCCTGCTTATTAAAGACTCCGGGTGTAGTAGAAAATCATGGCTACTTCCTGAATCCATCTCGTTCCAGTCCCCAGGAGATCAAAGTACAAGAGGCCAACATTCACCAG TTCATGGCTCGGTTCCATGAAAAGATCTACCAGATGTTGAAGAACTTACTCCAGCTCTCTCCAGAAACCAAACACTGTATCTTGTCCTGGCTTGGAAACTGTTTGCATGCAAATGCAGGCCGCACCAAGATTTGGGCCAATCAGATGCCAGAAATCTTCTTCCAAATGTATGCCTCGGATGCCTTCTTTCTGAATTTGGGTGCTGCTCTCCTGAAGTTATGCCAGCCATTTTGCAAACCCAGATCCTCTCGGCTCCTCACCTTTAATCCCACTTACTGTGCCCTGAAGGAGTTGAATGATGAAGAacgaaaaataaaaaatgtacacaTGAGAG gTTTGGACAAAGAAACCTGTTTGATCCCAGCTGTACAGGAGCCAAAGTTTCCCCAGAACTACAACCTTGTAACAGAAAACCTTGTCCTGACAGAGTACACCTTGTACTTAGGATTTCACAG GTTGCATGATCAGATGGTAAAAATCAACCAAAATCTGCATCGGCTGCAGGTAGCCTGGCGGGATGCTCAGCAAAGTTCTAGCCCAGCTGCTGACAACCTCCGTGAGCAGTTTGAACGACTGATGACCATCTATCTTTCTACCAAGACTGCCATGACTGAGCCGCAAATGCTGCAAAACTGCCTAAATTTGCAGGTGTCCATGGCTGTCCTCCTGGTTCAACTGGCCATAGGCAATGAAGGCTCACAGCCGATAGAGCTAACTTTTCCTTTGCCAGATGGCTACAGTTCTTTGGCTTACGTGCCAG AATTTTTTGCAGATAACTTGGgtgatttcctcatttttctccgCCGCTTTGCCGATGACATCTTGGAGACATCAGCAGATTCCCTGGAACATGTCCTTCATTTTATCACCATTTTCACTGGAAGCATAGAAAG GATGAAGAATCCCCACCTAAGGGCCAAACTCGCTGAGGTGTTGGAAGCAGTGATGCCCCACATGGATCAGACCCCAAATCCCTTGGTATCCAGTGTGTTCCACCGGAAACGTGTGTTCTGCAACTTTCCCTATGCATCCCACCTTGCAGAAGCTCTAATCAAGGTCTTTGTGGACATTGAGTTTACAG GAGACCCCCATCAATTTGAGCAGAAGTTTAATTACCGCCGCCCCATGTATCCCATCCTCAGGTACATGTGGGGAACAGATACCTATCGAGAGAGCATTAAG GATTTGGCTGACTATGCCTCTAAGAATTTAGAAGCCATGAATCCCCCACTTTTCCTCCGCTTTCTTAACCTGCTAATGAACGATGCCATCTTCCTTTTGGATGAAGCCATacag TATTTgagcaagataaaaattcaacaaattGAGAAGGACCGAGGTGAATGggacagtctgactccagaagcCCGCCGAGAGAAGGAGGCTGGCCTACAGATGTTTGGACAGCTGGCACGTTTCCATAACATCATGTCCAATGAAACAATTGGTACCCTTGCCTTTCTGACATCAG AGATCAAATCCCTCTTTGTGCATCCTTTCCTGGCTGAGCGCATCATCTCCATGTTGAACTACTTCCTGCAGCACCTGGTTGGCCCCAAGATGGGGGCCTTAAAAGTCAAGGACTTCAGTGAATTTGACTTCAAACCCCAGCAGCTCGTTTCAGATATCTGCACCATCTACTTAAATCTTGG GGATGAGGAGAATTTCTGTGCCACTGTGCCCAAGGATGGACGTTCCTATTCCCCAACTCTCTTTGCACAGACAGTCCGAGtcctgaagaaaataaataagcctgGGAATATGATTGTGGCTTTCAGCAACTTAGCGGAGAGAATCAAG TCTCTAGCAGACCTCCAGCAACAGGAAGAGGAGACCTATGCAGATGCCTGTGATGAGTTTCTGGATCCCATCATGAGCACACTGATGTCTGACCCTGTGGTGCTGCCGTCTTCCAGAGTCACTGTGGATAGATCCACCATTGCCAGACATTTGCTCAG tGACCAAACAGATCCCTTTAACCGTAGTCCCCTCACCATGGACCAGATCCGGCCAAAcacagaactaaaagaaaaaatccaacGGTGGCTTGCAGAgaggaaacaacaacaaaaggagcAACTTGAATAA
- the ATP5MG gene encoding ATP synthase subunit g, mitochondrial, whose amino-acid sequence MAQFVRNLAEKAPALVSAAVTYSKPRLATFWHYAKVELVPPTPAEIPTAIQSLKKIINSAQTGSFKQLTVKEALLNGLVATEVWMWFYVGEIIGKRGIIGYNV is encoded by the exons ATGGCCCAGTTTGTCCGTAACCTCGCGGAGAAGGCCCCGGCGCTGGTCAGCG ctgCTGTGACTTACTCGAAGCCTCGATTGGCCACATTTTGGCACTATGCCAAGGTTGAGCTGGTTCCTCCAACCCCTGCTGAGATCCCTACAGCTATTCAGAgcttgaaaaaaattatcaatagTGCTCAAACTGGTAGCTTCAAACAGCTTACAGTTAAG GAAGCTCTACTGAATGGTTTGGTGGCCACTGAGGTGTGGATGTGGTTTTATGTTGGCGAGATCATAGGCAAGCGTGGCATCATTGGCTATAATGTTTGA